In one window of Paenibacillus sp. DNA:
- the trmFO gene encoding FADH(2)-oxidizing methylenetetrahydrofolate--tRNA-(uracil(54)-C(5))-methyltransferase TrmFO, with amino-acid sequence MEPHVTVIGAGLAGSEAAWQIASSGVRVTLYEMRPARKTPAHHTDKFAELVCSNSLRANGLTNAVGVLKEEMRLLDSLILSAADHNAVPAGGALAVDRDGFSGEVTSRLREHPLIDVRTEEMPDIPSGIVVIATGPLTSPELSEKIKKLTGEDYFYFYDAAAPIVEKDSIDMDKVFLASRYDKGEAAYLNCPMNEDEWNAFYDALVTAEAAPLKEFEKEIYFEGCMPIEVMAKRGKQTLLFGPLKPVGLVDPRTGKQPYAVVQLRQDNTAGTLFNMVGFQTHLKWGEQKRVFSMIPGLENAEFVRFGVMHRNTFINSPKLLKPTYQYRDREDLFFAGQMTGVEGYVESAASGLIAGINAARHALGQEPLVFPEDTALGSMAHYITTADFRHFQPMNANFGLFPPLEERIRNKKEKNEAIAHRALERIRNFATIVRQPVL; translated from the coding sequence ATGGAACCGCATGTGACCGTCATCGGCGCGGGTCTCGCCGGCAGCGAAGCGGCCTGGCAAATCGCGTCGAGCGGCGTACGCGTTACGCTGTACGAAATGCGCCCGGCGCGCAAAACGCCGGCGCATCATACCGATAAATTCGCGGAGCTCGTCTGCAGCAACAGCCTGCGGGCGAACGGACTGACGAACGCGGTGGGCGTGCTGAAGGAAGAGATGCGTCTGCTCGATTCGCTCATCCTGTCCGCGGCCGATCATAATGCCGTGCCTGCGGGCGGGGCGCTCGCGGTCGACCGCGACGGCTTCTCGGGCGAGGTGACGTCGCGTCTGCGCGAGCATCCGCTGATCGACGTGCGCACGGAGGAGATGCCGGACATTCCGTCCGGCATCGTCGTCATCGCCACGGGACCGCTGACGTCGCCGGAGCTGTCGGAGAAAATCAAGAAGCTGACCGGCGAAGATTATTTCTACTTCTACGATGCGGCGGCGCCGATCGTCGAGAAGGATTCCATCGACATGGACAAGGTGTTCCTCGCCTCCCGCTACGACAAAGGCGAGGCGGCGTACCTGAACTGCCCGATGAACGAGGACGAATGGAACGCCTTCTACGACGCGCTCGTCACGGCCGAGGCGGCCCCGCTGAAAGAATTCGAGAAGGAAATTTACTTCGAAGGCTGCATGCCGATCGAGGTAATGGCAAAGCGCGGAAAACAGACGCTGCTGTTCGGGCCGCTGAAGCCCGTCGGCCTCGTCGATCCGCGCACGGGCAAGCAGCCATACGCCGTCGTGCAGCTGCGGCAGGACAATACGGCCGGCACGCTGTTCAACATGGTCGGCTTCCAGACGCATCTGAAATGGGGCGAGCAGAAGCGCGTGTTCTCCATGATCCCGGGGCTTGAGAACGCGGAGTTCGTCCGCTTCGGCGTCATGCACCGGAACACGTTCATCAACTCGCCGAAGCTGCTGAAGCCGACGTACCAGTACCGCGACCGCGAGGACCTGTTCTTCGCCGGCCAAATGACCGGCGTCGAAGGCTACGTCGAGTCGGCCGCGTCGGGGCTGATCGCCGGCATCAACGCCGCGCGGCACGCGCTCGGGCAGGAGCCGCTCGTATTCCCGGAGGACACGGCGCTCGGCAGTATGGCCCACTATATTACGACGGCCGACTTCCGGCATTTCCAGCCGATGAACGCGAATTTCGGACTGTTCCCGCCGCTCGAGGAGCGCATTCGCAATAAGAAAGAGAAGAACGAAGCGATCGCCCACCGCGCTCTCGAACGAATTCGGAATTTTGCGACAATCGTCCGTCAGCCTGTCTTGTAA
- the sucD gene encoding succinate--CoA ligase subunit alpha gives MSILVNKNTRVITQNMTGKTGMFHTLGGLNYGTQMVAGAVPGKGGTNVDFELEDGSKVTLPVYNTVKEAKEATDANASVIYVPPAFAADSIMEAVDAELDLVICITEGIPVLDMVKVSKYMEGKKTRLIGPNCPGVITPGECKIGIMPGYIHLPGHVGVVSRSGTLTYEAVHQLTSRGIGQSTAVGIGGDPVKGSEFIDILKLFNEDPDTYAVIMIGEIGGTAEEEAAEWIAANMTKPVVGFIGGKTAPPGRRMGHAGAIVSGGKGTAAEKVATMERCGIRVAPTPSEMGSTLVAVLEEKGLLDKCIVRK, from the coding sequence ATGAGTATTTTGGTGAATAAAAATACCCGCGTCATCACGCAAAACATGACCGGCAAAACGGGGATGTTCCATACGCTCGGCGGCCTCAACTACGGCACGCAAATGGTCGCTGGCGCGGTTCCCGGCAAAGGCGGCACGAACGTCGATTTCGAACTCGAAGACGGCTCGAAAGTGACGCTTCCGGTATATAACACGGTGAAGGAAGCGAAAGAAGCGACGGACGCGAACGCCTCCGTCATCTACGTACCGCCGGCATTCGCCGCGGACTCGATCATGGAAGCGGTCGACGCGGAGCTCGACCTCGTCATCTGCATCACGGAAGGCATTCCGGTGCTCGACATGGTGAAGGTCAGCAAGTACATGGAAGGCAAGAAAACTCGTCTGATCGGGCCGAACTGCCCGGGCGTCATCACGCCGGGCGAGTGCAAGATCGGCATCATGCCGGGCTACATCCACCTGCCGGGCCACGTCGGCGTCGTATCCCGTTCGGGCACGCTGACGTACGAAGCGGTGCACCAGCTCACGTCCCGCGGCATCGGCCAGTCGACGGCGGTCGGCATCGGCGGCGACCCGGTCAAGGGCTCCGAGTTCATCGACATTCTGAAGCTGTTCAATGAAGACCCGGATACGTACGCGGTCATCATGATCGGCGAAATCGGCGGCACCGCCGAGGAAGAAGCGGCGGAGTGGATCGCCGCGAACATGACGAAGCCGGTCGTCGGCTTCATCGGCGGCAAGACGGCGCCTCCAGGACGCCGCATGGGCCACGCGGGCGCGATCGTGTCCGGCGGCAAAGGCACGGCGGCCGAGAAAGTCGCGACGATGGAGCGCTGCGGCATCCGCGTCGCGCCGACGCCTTCCGAAATGGGTTCGACGCTCGTCGCCGTTCTCGAAGAGAAGGGTCTGCTTGACAAGTGCATCGTCCGCAAGTAA
- the topA gene encoding type I DNA topoisomerase, giving the protein MAADTLVIVESPAKAKTIGKYLGSKYIVKASMGHIRDLPKSQIGVEIDQGFQPKYITIRGKGDVLKELKDARKKVKRVYLAADPDREGEAIAWHLAHYLELDDTEECRVVFNEITKQAVKEAFKHPRPINKDLVNAQQARRILDRLVGYKISPLLWKKVKKGLSAGRVQSVAVKLVSDREKEIKAFEPEEYWSITAQLATDGATFEAKFYGEGGEKKELPNEDEVKRVLAAIGDHRFVVEEIKERERQRHPSPPFITSSMQQEAARKLNFRAAKTMQIAQQLYEGVDLGKEGTVGLITYMRTDSTRISPVAQEEAREYIASAFGPAFVPETPRNYTKKNANAQDAHEGIRPTSVKYEPEAVKPYLSRDQYRLYKLVWERFVASQMTSAVLDTVTADLTAGGVTFRAVGSKVKFPGFMKVYVEGNDDGVSAADEDKFLPPLAKGQELKTSSIEPKQHFTQPPPRYTESRLVRALEELGIGRPSTYAPILETIQKRGYVALEEKKFFPTELGDMVVAMMEEFFPEILDVEFTAHMEEDLDFVEEGKADWVKVLSEFYGAFEKRLEVAEEEMKEVELQDEVSDEMCDKCGRPMVYKMGRFGKFLACSGFPDCRNAKPIVKDVGVACPKCKKGRIVERRSKRGRVFYGCDTYPECDFVSWDQPVADPCPDCGELLVKKRTRSGATIQCTVCTHKHEEQEQEEA; this is encoded by the coding sequence ATGGCAGCCGATACGCTCGTCATCGTTGAATCGCCGGCCAAAGCGAAGACGATAGGCAAATATTTAGGAAGCAAGTATATCGTCAAAGCGTCGATGGGCCATATCCGGGATTTGCCGAAAAGCCAAATCGGCGTGGAAATCGACCAGGGCTTCCAGCCGAAATATATTACGATCCGCGGCAAGGGCGACGTGCTGAAAGAGCTGAAGGACGCCCGCAAAAAGGTCAAGCGCGTTTATCTGGCGGCCGACCCCGACCGCGAAGGGGAAGCGATCGCCTGGCACTTGGCGCATTATTTGGAGCTGGACGATACCGAGGAATGCCGCGTCGTGTTCAACGAGATCACGAAGCAGGCCGTGAAGGAAGCGTTCAAGCATCCGCGCCCGATCAATAAGGACCTTGTGAACGCGCAGCAGGCGCGGCGCATCTTGGACCGGCTCGTCGGCTACAAGATCAGCCCGCTGCTGTGGAAGAAGGTCAAGAAAGGGCTGTCCGCCGGCCGCGTGCAATCGGTCGCGGTGAAGCTCGTTTCCGACCGCGAGAAGGAAATCAAAGCGTTCGAGCCGGAAGAATACTGGTCGATCACGGCGCAGCTTGCGACCGACGGCGCGACGTTCGAGGCGAAGTTTTACGGCGAAGGCGGCGAGAAGAAAGAGCTGCCGAACGAGGATGAAGTGAAGCGGGTGCTCGCGGCGATCGGCGATCACCGGTTCGTTGTCGAAGAGATCAAGGAGCGGGAGCGTCAGCGCCACCCGTCGCCGCCGTTCATCACGAGCTCGATGCAGCAGGAAGCCGCGCGCAAGTTGAATTTCCGCGCCGCCAAGACGATGCAGATCGCGCAGCAGCTGTACGAGGGCGTCGATCTCGGCAAAGAGGGCACGGTCGGTTTGATTACGTATATGCGTACCGACTCGACGCGCATTTCGCCCGTCGCGCAGGAGGAAGCCCGCGAATATATCGCGAGCGCGTTCGGACCGGCGTTCGTGCCGGAGACGCCTCGCAATTACACGAAGAAAAACGCGAACGCGCAGGATGCGCACGAGGGCATTCGCCCGACGTCCGTCAAATACGAGCCCGAAGCGGTGAAGCCGTACTTGTCGCGCGACCAATACCGCCTGTATAAGCTCGTATGGGAGCGCTTCGTCGCGAGCCAAATGACGTCGGCCGTGCTCGACACGGTCACGGCGGACCTGACGGCAGGCGGCGTGACGTTCCGGGCGGTCGGCTCGAAGGTGAAGTTCCCGGGCTTTATGAAAGTGTACGTCGAAGGCAACGACGACGGCGTGAGCGCGGCGGACGAAGACAAGTTTTTGCCGCCGCTTGCGAAAGGGCAAGAGCTGAAGACGAGTTCGATCGAGCCGAAACAGCATTTTACGCAGCCTCCTCCAAGGTATACGGAATCCCGCCTCGTTCGGGCGCTGGAAGAGCTCGGCATCGGCCGTCCGAGCACGTACGCCCCGATTTTGGAAACGATCCAAAAACGAGGCTACGTCGCGCTCGAGGAGAAAAAGTTTTTCCCGACGGAGCTCGGGGATATGGTCGTCGCGATGATGGAGGAGTTCTTTCCGGAAATTCTCGATGTCGAATTCACGGCGCACATGGAAGAGGATCTCGATTTCGTCGAAGAAGGGAAAGCGGATTGGGTCAAGGTGCTTTCCGAATTTTACGGGGCGTTCGAGAAACGGCTTGAAGTGGCCGAAGAAGAAATGAAGGAAGTCGAGCTGCAGGACGAAGTGTCGGACGAAATGTGCGACAAATGCGGGCGGCCGATGGTGTACAAAATGGGCCGGTTCGGCAAGTTTTTGGCCTGCTCGGGCTTTCCGGACTGCCGCAACGCGAAGCCGATCGTCAAGGATGTCGGCGTGGCGTGCCCGAAATGCAAGAAGGGGCGCATCGTCGAGCGGCGCAGCAAGCGGGGCCGCGTGTTTTACGGCTGCGACACGTATCCGGAGTGCGATTTCGTGTCGTGGGATCAGCCGGTGGCCGATCCTTGTCCCGACTGCGGCGAGCTGCTCGTCAAGAAGCGGACGCGCAGCGGCGCGACGATTCAATGCACCGTCTGCACGCACAAGCATGAAGAGCAGGAGCAAGAGGAAGCTTAA
- the xerC gene encoding tyrosine recombinase XerC — MNSDQWVERFLLSMEMEHNASTHTIRHYASDLAQFLEFLGEQSVKEWSSVTHVTVRSFLASLHAKQLAKRSVARKLSALRSFFRFLTQEGQISSNPLASVRSPKLEKPLPKFLYADQTLRLLAQPDAATSLGARDRAMFELLYGSGLRVGELVGLDVGDVRLELGMALVYGKGGKERWVPVGEHAADALRVYLERGRAELLAKSAQGAGEEALFLNRDGTRLSDRSVRRILDKYVDRIADLNRISPHTLRHTFATHLLEAGADLRSVQELLGHAHLSTTQVYTHVTKDHLQSIYNRAHPRA, encoded by the coding sequence ATGAATTCGGATCAGTGGGTCGAACGATTTTTGCTGTCGATGGAGATGGAGCATAACGCTTCTACGCATACGATTCGTCATTACGCCTCCGATTTGGCGCAGTTTTTGGAATTTCTCGGCGAGCAATCCGTCAAGGAGTGGTCGTCCGTCACGCACGTGACGGTACGATCCTTCTTGGCCAGCCTGCATGCAAAGCAATTGGCGAAGCGATCCGTCGCGCGTAAGCTGTCCGCGCTGCGATCGTTTTTTCGCTTTCTAACGCAGGAGGGCCAAATCTCTTCGAATCCGCTGGCGTCGGTGCGCAGCCCGAAGCTGGAGAAGCCGCTGCCGAAGTTTTTGTACGCGGATCAGACGCTCCGCCTGCTCGCGCAGCCGGACGCCGCGACGAGCCTCGGCGCGCGGGACCGCGCGATGTTCGAGTTGCTGTACGGCAGCGGCCTCCGCGTCGGCGAGCTCGTCGGGCTCGACGTCGGCGACGTCCGGCTCGAGCTCGGCATGGCGCTCGTGTACGGCAAAGGCGGGAAAGAGCGCTGGGTGCCGGTCGGCGAACATGCCGCGGACGCGCTTCGCGTATACCTAGAGAGAGGGCGCGCGGAACTGCTCGCGAAGTCGGCGCAAGGCGCCGGCGAGGAGGCGCTCTTCCTCAATCGCGACGGCACGCGGCTCAGCGACCGGAGCGTGCGCCGCATTTTGGACAAATACGTGGACCGCATCGCGGATTTGAACCGGATCAGCCCGCACACGCTGCGCCACACGTTCGCGACGCATCTGCTGGAGGCGGGCGCCGATCTTCGAAGCGTGCAGGAACTGCTCGGTCACGCGCATTTGTCCACGACGCAAGTGTACACGCACGTTACGAAGGACCACCTGCAATCGATATACAATCGAGCCCATCCGAGGGCATAG
- the hslV gene encoding ATP-dependent protease subunit HslV, whose translation MDSQFHATTIFAVRHKGKGAIAGDGQVTFGNAMVMKHGAKKVRRLYRGKVAAGFAGSVADAITLFEKFEGKLEEHSGNLQRAAVELAKEWRSDRVLRRLEAMMIVMDAQHLLLISGNGEIIEPDDGVLAIGSGGSFALSAGRALKRYAGDHMEAKEIALAAMKMAAEICVYTNDNIIVEEMEG comes from the coding sequence ATGGATTCCCAATTTCACGCGACGACGATATTCGCGGTCAGGCACAAAGGCAAAGGAGCGATCGCCGGCGACGGGCAAGTGACGTTCGGCAACGCGATGGTCATGAAGCACGGCGCGAAGAAGGTGCGCAGGCTGTACCGCGGCAAGGTCGCGGCGGGCTTCGCCGGATCGGTCGCCGACGCGATCACGCTGTTCGAGAAATTCGAAGGGAAGCTCGAGGAGCACAGCGGCAACCTGCAGCGCGCCGCGGTGGAGCTAGCCAAGGAGTGGCGGTCGGACCGCGTGCTGCGCCGATTGGAAGCGATGATGATCGTGATGGACGCGCAGCATTTGCTGCTCATTTCGGGCAACGGCGAAATCATCGAGCCGGACGACGGCGTGCTCGCGATCGGCTCCGGAGGCAGCTTCGCGCTGTCCGCGGGCCGGGCGCTGAAGCGGTACGCCGGCGATCATATGGAAGCGAAAGAAATCGCGCTCGCGGCTATGAAGATGGCGGCGGAAATTTGCGTGTATACGAACGACAACATCATCGTCGAGGAGATGGAGGGGTAA
- the dprA gene encoding DNA-processing protein DprA, which translates to MKERDVLLAVHEIEGVDWETIEKIADAFPDFTALLDKPAAARIAGAGVPTELAAKIDALLTNESIAGKLRFYESRGVAPITFFDTAYPPWLRYMYRPPWVLYAQGDLELLQRASVAVVGSRHPTAYGREVAGWFGAELAAAGVPVVSGLARGVDSYAHAGALRTTGATIAVLGNGLNVVYPPEHHALQRAIASKGIVVTEYAWNAKPSKLTFPWRNRIIAGIACATLVVEAAAKSGSLQTADYALKHGRDVFGVPGHITSAKSAGVYGLIRDGAKLALSPAELLEEIGQRPGTSAAPARAVDTAGLTPEEAELVAVMGGEAMTIDEMIARTGHSFGHLHTVLLSLLVKNRIRALPGSQYIVKVN; encoded by the coding sequence ATGAAGGAGAGGGATGTGCTGCTGGCCGTCCACGAAATCGAAGGCGTCGATTGGGAGACGATCGAAAAAATCGCGGACGCGTTCCCGGATTTCACGGCGCTGCTCGACAAACCGGCCGCGGCGAGGATCGCGGGCGCGGGCGTGCCGACGGAATTGGCCGCCAAAATCGACGCGCTTTTGACGAATGAATCCATAGCGGGTAAACTTAGGTTCTATGAGAGCCGCGGCGTAGCCCCGATCACGTTCTTCGATACGGCGTATCCGCCGTGGCTGAGGTACATGTACCGGCCGCCTTGGGTGCTGTACGCGCAAGGCGACCTCGAACTGCTGCAGCGGGCCTCCGTGGCCGTCGTCGGCTCGCGTCATCCGACCGCGTACGGACGCGAGGTCGCGGGGTGGTTCGGCGCCGAGCTGGCCGCCGCCGGCGTGCCGGTCGTCAGCGGGCTCGCGCGCGGCGTCGACTCGTACGCGCATGCGGGGGCGCTCCGGACGACGGGGGCGACGATCGCCGTGCTCGGCAACGGGCTCAACGTCGTCTACCCGCCCGAGCATCATGCGCTGCAGCGCGCCATCGCGTCGAAGGGCATCGTCGTGACGGAGTACGCCTGGAACGCGAAGCCGTCGAAGCTGACGTTCCCTTGGCGCAACCGGATCATCGCGGGCATCGCCTGCGCCACGCTCGTCGTCGAGGCCGCCGCCAAAAGCGGCTCGCTGCAGACGGCCGATTACGCCCTGAAGCACGGGCGTGACGTGTTCGGCGTGCCGGGGCACATAACGTCGGCCAAAAGCGCCGGCGTCTACGGCCTGATCCGCGACGGAGCGAAGCTGGCGCTGTCGCCGGCCGAGCTGCTCGAGGAAATCGGGCAGCGGCCCGGGACATCGGCCGCCCCGGCGCGCGCGGTCGATACCGCCGGATTGACGCCGGAGGAGGCGGAGCTCGTCGCCGTCATGGGCGGCGAAGCGATGACGATCGACGAAATGATCGCGAGAACGGGTCATAGTTTTGGACATTTGCATACGGTTTTGTTATCGTTACTCGTAAAGAATCGGATTCGGGCGCTGCCCGGGTCGCAGTATATCGTGAAAGTGAACTGA